One Pullulanibacillus sp. KACC 23026 DNA segment encodes these proteins:
- a CDS encoding M50 family metallopeptidase, which translates to MIKLLRKCHIHPVFWFVIGGGLLTGHFWDVVTVFFIVFVHEMGHAWAALHYGWRVTQIQLLPFGGVAKVEEHGNRPFKEEFWVTLAGPLQHLWLPILSFLLLKTPYWSEENHHLFMTENALILGFNLLPIWPLDGGKLLFLFLSKFLPFKQAFRQTLILSFLFLVTLSIALFVDHPASINFAVIASFIGLSLYQEWKQQKVVFLRFLLERWRTRPVSRRKIRTLVISKDWPLWRIFEHFFKEQVHLIEIAGVENGELLHESTLLEAYFGGNGSNVTIGEWINVS; encoded by the coding sequence TTGATTAAACTCCTAAGAAAATGTCATATTCATCCTGTATTCTGGTTTGTTATAGGTGGTGGACTTCTAACCGGTCACTTTTGGGATGTTGTGACCGTTTTTTTTATTGTTTTTGTCCATGAGATGGGTCATGCTTGGGCTGCCCTTCATTACGGCTGGCGCGTGACCCAGATTCAGTTGCTGCCATTTGGCGGTGTTGCGAAAGTAGAAGAGCATGGGAATCGCCCGTTTAAAGAGGAGTTTTGGGTCACACTTGCTGGACCGCTTCAACATTTATGGCTGCCTATCCTCTCTTTCCTGCTCCTGAAAACGCCTTATTGGAGTGAAGAAAATCATCATTTGTTTATGACTGAAAATGCTCTTATATTGGGATTTAATCTTCTTCCAATCTGGCCATTAGATGGAGGGAAATTGCTTTTTCTTTTCTTATCCAAATTCTTGCCGTTTAAACAAGCCTTTCGCCAGACTCTCATTCTCTCATTCTTATTTCTCGTTACATTATCAATTGCCCTCTTTGTTGATCATCCGGCATCCATTAACTTTGCTGTGATTGCCTCCTTTATTGGTTTGTCTTTATACCAAGAGTGGAAGCAACAAAAAGTCGTCTTTCTTCGCTTTCTCTTAGAAAGGTGGCGCACGCGGCCTGTCTCAAGGCGGAAGATCCGGACACTCGTTATTAGTAAGGATTGGCCGCTTTGGAGAATCTTCGAACATTTCTTTAAAGAACAGGTTCATTTGATTGAAATTGCCGGCGTAGAAAATGGAGAATTACTCCATGAATCCACATTATTAGAAGCGTATTTTGGTGGGAACGGCAGCAATGTGACGATAGGTGAATGGATAAATGTCTCGTAG
- the ruvA gene encoding Holliday junction branch migration protein RuvA yields MYEFIEGKVVQVSTDSVVIANQGIGYLIYCPNPYQFTQNQSATIYTHHYVREDAINLYGFKSREERQLFVQLLGVSGIGPKGALAVLATGETARVIEAIETEDERYLVQFPGIGKKTARQIILDLKGKFKSVSGPAVKQIDDTAPDSARHAMEEAFQALQALGYSEKEITRISPELKGKELTTEGYIKQALQLLLKG; encoded by the coding sequence GTGTACGAATTTATAGAGGGGAAAGTTGTACAGGTTTCCACTGATTCTGTGGTAATTGCCAATCAAGGAATTGGGTATTTAATCTATTGCCCGAATCCTTATCAATTTACGCAAAACCAGTCCGCGACGATCTATACTCATCATTATGTCAGAGAAGATGCCATTAACCTATACGGATTTAAATCGCGGGAAGAGCGCCAGTTATTCGTTCAATTACTCGGTGTTTCGGGGATTGGTCCAAAGGGGGCGCTTGCCGTGCTGGCAACGGGAGAGACGGCGCGCGTCATTGAAGCCATTGAGACAGAGGATGAGCGTTATCTCGTTCAATTCCCTGGTATTGGGAAGAAGACGGCACGCCAAATTATATTGGATTTGAAAGGGAAGTTCAAATCCGTCTCCGGCCCTGCTGTTAAGCAAATAGATGATACGGCTCCAGATTCCGCTAGACACGCGATGGAAGAAGCATTCCAGGCGCTTCAAGCTTTAGGCTATTCAGAGAAAGAAATTACTCGCATTAGTCCAGAGCTGAAGGGTAAGGAATTAACAACAGAGGGATATATTAAACAAGCCCTGCAACTGCTTTTAAAAGGTTAG
- a CDS encoding transcription repressor NadR, with amino-acid sequence MEQDKLLGDERRERLLGWLKETRNPITGSELARRTKVSRQVIVQDISLLKAKNEPIIATAQGYVYINQDFSAMVSKVIACKHTPEQTEQELTIMVDHGVTVKDVIVEHPVYGEITANLRLSNRREVQHFLSRIQQSNASLLSNLTDGIHLHTLVATNEAALIRVERELEKEGFLLV; translated from the coding sequence GTGGAACAAGACAAGCTATTGGGGGATGAGCGTCGGGAGCGTCTCTTAGGGTGGTTAAAAGAAACACGTAACCCCATTACTGGGAGTGAATTAGCCAGACGTACCAAAGTCAGTCGTCAAGTCATCGTCCAAGACATTTCCTTATTAAAAGCAAAAAATGAGCCAATCATTGCGACGGCTCAAGGTTACGTTTATATCAATCAGGATTTTTCAGCGATGGTATCCAAAGTTATTGCCTGCAAGCATACACCTGAGCAGACCGAACAGGAATTAACGATTATGGTTGACCACGGCGTAACAGTTAAGGATGTGATTGTGGAGCATCCTGTATACGGGGAAATAACAGCCAATCTTAGACTTAGTAATCGAAGAGAAGTGCAACATTTCCTCAGCCGTATCCAACAATCGAATGCTTCTCTTTTATCTAATCTAACGGATGGCATCCATTTGCACACACTGGTGGCAACAAATGAAGCGGCACTAATTAGAGTTGAACGCGAGCTGGAGAAAGAAGGATTTTTACTCGTTTAA
- a CDS encoding M23 family metallopeptidase, producing MDRIEEIRRRHRNRKQSTLTKSPAAFRPPSSHSSVEREPSRPQETKKKPYFFLMKCMVAAVLVLGVGVLQKETFYPLPKVKTELQSALNNEFNFAGVSSWYQQTFGQPLALLPLGKKGQSVQQTATNVNKANFVEPVSGQVTQTFSQSQKGVTVQTASNSPVEAIDSGYVLSISDDKKTGKTVVIQHTNGDQSIYGELQSVNIKVYDFVKKGQKIGQVSKEKNEGVFYFAYKKGNKYVDPIQVISFD from the coding sequence GCAATCGACTCTAACTAAAAGCCCCGCCGCTTTTAGACCCCCTTCTTCTCATAGTTCTGTTGAAAGAGAGCCAAGCAGGCCGCAAGAGACGAAGAAGAAACCTTATTTCTTTTTGATGAAGTGTATGGTAGCCGCCGTTCTTGTCTTAGGAGTTGGGGTGCTACAAAAAGAAACCTTTTATCCCTTGCCTAAGGTTAAGACAGAACTGCAATCGGCATTAAATAATGAATTTAATTTTGCGGGCGTGTCCAGTTGGTATCAACAAACATTTGGTCAGCCGCTTGCCCTATTACCTCTTGGCAAGAAAGGTCAATCCGTTCAACAAACAGCGACCAATGTGAATAAAGCCAATTTTGTTGAGCCTGTAAGTGGACAAGTTACCCAAACGTTTAGCCAATCTCAAAAAGGGGTGACCGTTCAGACCGCTAGCAATTCGCCTGTTGAAGCCATTGACAGCGGCTACGTGTTATCGATCAGTGATGACAAAAAGACCGGGAAAACGGTGGTGATTCAACACACGAATGGGGATCAATCGATTTACGGAGAACTCCAATCGGTGAATATCAAAGTTTATGATTTTGTCAAAAAGGGACAGAAAATAGGTCAAGTATCAAAGGAGAAGAATGAAGGGGTCTTCTATTTTGCTTATAAGAAGGGAAATAAATACGTCGATCCGATTCAGGTGATTTCCTTTGATTAA
- the obgE gene encoding GTPase ObgE: MFVDQVKVYVKGGDGGNGMVAFRREKYVPNGGPAGGDGGNGGNVVFVVQEGLRTLMDFRYQRHFKAPRGENGMSKNQHGKNATDLVVEVPPGTVVYDVATGEKIADLTENGQSAIIAKGGRGGRGNTRYATPANPAPHHAENGEPGEERDIQIELKLLADVGLVGFPSVGKSTLLSVISAAKPKIADYHFTTLSPNLGVVSLNEDSFVVADLPGLIEGAHLGQGLGHQFLRHIERTRVIVHVIDMAATEGRDPYEDFEKINEELRAYGFRLLERPQIIAANKMDMPGAEENLERFKEKIESSYPIFPISALSRDGLQPLLRQVAELLKTTPEFPLEEEDLTEEKVTFLIKAEKEEPFKISRDDDGAYVISGEEVEKLFKMTDFSRDESVQRFARKLRGMGIDEALRERGIEDGEIVRILDFEFEFLD, from the coding sequence ATGTTTGTCGATCAAGTTAAGGTTTATGTAAAAGGCGGTGACGGAGGCAATGGAATGGTTGCCTTTCGCCGTGAGAAGTACGTTCCGAATGGAGGACCTGCTGGTGGAGACGGCGGCAATGGCGGCAATGTCGTGTTCGTTGTACAAGAAGGTCTTAGAACTCTGATGGATTTTCGCTATCAGCGCCACTTTAAGGCTCCGCGCGGGGAGAATGGCATGTCTAAGAACCAGCATGGGAAAAATGCAACGGATTTAGTTGTCGAAGTGCCTCCAGGAACCGTTGTTTACGATGTTGCAACAGGAGAGAAAATTGCCGACCTGACTGAAAATGGCCAAAGTGCGATTATTGCAAAAGGAGGGCGCGGCGGAAGAGGGAATACTCGCTATGCGACACCTGCCAACCCAGCCCCTCACCATGCGGAAAATGGCGAGCCTGGTGAAGAGCGGGATATTCAAATCGAATTGAAACTGCTGGCAGATGTGGGTTTAGTTGGGTTTCCGAGTGTTGGAAAATCAACCCTTCTCTCTGTAATATCTGCCGCTAAGCCGAAAATAGCGGATTATCATTTTACAACCTTATCCCCCAATTTGGGAGTGGTTTCTTTAAATGAAGACAGCTTCGTCGTCGCCGATCTGCCCGGTCTCATTGAAGGAGCCCACCTTGGTCAAGGGCTTGGGCACCAATTTTTGCGTCATATAGAAAGAACTCGGGTCATCGTTCATGTTATTGATATGGCTGCAACAGAAGGAAGAGACCCTTATGAAGACTTTGAAAAAATTAATGAAGAATTAAGAGCTTACGGATTTCGCTTATTGGAGCGCCCACAAATTATTGCGGCTAATAAGATGGACATGCCAGGAGCTGAAGAGAATCTTGAACGTTTTAAGGAGAAAATCGAATCTTCTTATCCTATATTCCCTATTTCAGCACTTTCAAGAGATGGCCTTCAGCCTCTTCTCCGCCAAGTTGCAGAATTGCTTAAAACAACACCGGAATTTCCGCTGGAAGAGGAAGATCTTACTGAAGAAAAAGTCACTTTTCTCATTAAGGCTGAAAAGGAAGAGCCGTTCAAAATTTCAAGAGATGATGATGGCGCTTATGTGATTAGTGGAGAAGAAGTGGAAAAATTGTTCAAAATGACAGATTTTAGCCGGGATGAATCGGTTCAACGATTTGCTCGAAAGCTTCGGGGCATGGGAATCGATGAGGCTTTAAGAGAACGAGGCATCGAGGATGGAGAAATCGTACGCATATTAGATTTTGAATTTGAATTCTTGGATTAA
- the ruvB gene encoding Holliday junction branch migration DNA helicase RuvB → MEEERLVSMDSVPEDVDSEASIRPQTLKDYIGQEQVKANLSIFIEAAKQREEPLDHVLLYGPPGLGKTTLSMIIAQEMGAGIRMTSGPAIERPGDLAALLTALEPGDVLFIDEIHRLPRAVEEVLYPAMEDFCLDIVLGKGETAHSVRLDLPPFTLIGATTRAGYLSAPLRDRFGVVCRLNYYEPEELAKIVTRTAKVLGSEIASQAADEVSRRSRGTPRIANRLLRRIRDFAQVKNDGDITLEMARIALERLQVDRKGLDHIDHLLLSSIMTKFGGGPVGLDTLAATIGEERHTIEDVYEPYLLQIGFLQRTPRGRVVTPLVYEHFKNEGLGGTDLS, encoded by the coding sequence ATGGAAGAAGAGCGTTTGGTTTCAATGGATTCAGTGCCAGAGGATGTGGATTCGGAGGCGAGCATTCGTCCCCAAACATTAAAGGATTATATCGGACAAGAACAGGTTAAAGCGAATTTAAGTATATTTATTGAAGCCGCAAAGCAACGTGAAGAACCGCTAGACCATGTTTTGTTATATGGGCCGCCGGGACTTGGGAAGACAACCTTATCTATGATCATTGCCCAGGAAATGGGTGCTGGTATTAGAATGACTTCAGGGCCGGCTATTGAAAGGCCTGGTGATTTAGCTGCCCTTCTAACCGCCTTAGAGCCAGGGGATGTTCTGTTTATCGATGAAATTCATCGCCTTCCTCGAGCCGTGGAAGAGGTACTGTACCCGGCGATGGAGGATTTCTGTCTGGACATTGTGCTAGGAAAAGGAGAAACGGCTCATTCCGTTCGCCTGGACCTCCCTCCCTTTACTTTAATTGGCGCGACAACAAGAGCAGGTTATTTATCCGCTCCTTTAAGGGATCGGTTTGGAGTGGTTTGCCGGCTGAATTATTATGAGCCGGAAGAGTTAGCCAAAATTGTGACTCGAACGGCTAAGGTTCTAGGGAGTGAGATTGCGTCCCAGGCTGCCGATGAAGTTTCGAGACGGTCTCGCGGGACCCCGCGTATTGCCAATCGTCTCTTAAGGCGTATAAGAGATTTTGCACAGGTCAAGAATGATGGGGATATCACATTAGAGATGGCTCGAATAGCGCTTGAGAGACTTCAGGTTGATCGAAAAGGACTCGATCATATCGATCATCTTCTTCTTTCAAGTATCATGACGAAGTTTGGCGGGGGTCCAGTCGGACTGGATACGTTAGCGGCTACGATAGGCGAGGAACGTCATACGATTGAAGATGTTTACGAACCGTATTTACTGCAAATCGGCTTCTTACAGCGGACACCAAGAGGACGGGTAGTGACGCCTCTTGTTTATGAGCATTTTAAAAATGAAGGGCTCGGGGGGACAGACCTCTCCTGA
- a CDS encoding Spo0B domain-containing protein, with product MINENQLVEVFRATRHDWLNQLQLIKANLALNRLDRIDEIIHQIVEEAQQESNLSNLKAGQLTAFLLLHKSLNNDYPLKIEVEPLTLDLSKEDEAITQSLETLITTIKTLIPSIPILISIYKDDHEVCLSLQLSLGEPLDIGALQQTAASLTMPFDVFQDEEAIYFTMNLHTL from the coding sequence ATGATTAATGAAAATCAATTGGTTGAAGTTTTTCGGGCGACTAGACATGATTGGTTAAATCAATTACAGCTTATAAAAGCTAACTTAGCCCTCAACCGCCTGGACCGCATTGATGAAATCATTCATCAAATTGTGGAAGAAGCACAACAGGAATCTAATTTGTCTAATCTAAAGGCAGGTCAGTTAACCGCTTTTTTGCTTTTACATAAATCGCTTAATAATGACTATCCTTTAAAAATAGAAGTAGAACCTCTAACGCTTGATTTATCCAAGGAAGATGAAGCAATTACACAAAGTTTGGAAACACTAATAACCACAATTAAAACTCTAATTCCGTCAATCCCTATTTTAATCAGTATTTACAAAGATGATCACGAGGTCTGTTTATCCCTGCAGCTTTCGCTGGGAGAACCGCTTGATATTGGAGCGTTGCAACAGACAGCGGCTTCTTTAACCATGCCTTTTGATGTTTTTCAAGATGAAGAGGCGATCTATTTTACCATGAATCTTCACACGCTCTAG
- a CDS encoding ribonuclease E/G gives MRQLVLDTKGDRKRAAILNNQVVVAFFEWEGSNPQNDEIYLTKVERLMPSLDGVFVSLSPDTKGFLSRHEWPETEAALFKNLKRGMLLLLQVKREAAGMKQTFMTRNIQIKGRSLIYLPFGHYVAASHRLKESDRDRLRNHPPFSLKGTEGVIFRSIAGEKTDEELFCEWEALRTKWRSVIEEASQKQSPVRLVDGDCLSAQLSLKLPSQWDCEWWTNEESDFRYLSAQGERVHLETAKPLFQSFSLEKEWEAAKREKVYLKSGVSIVIQQTEALTAIDVNSGSYKGKSTKEETAFWCNLEAVSEIARQLALRQIGGIIMIDLIKMEQESHREEVLNRFKEALKEDIVTTHVSGYTSLGLIEMTRKSD, from the coding sequence TTGAGACAGCTCGTTTTAGACACCAAAGGCGATCGTAAAAGAGCCGCCATTTTGAATAATCAAGTAGTCGTAGCCTTCTTTGAGTGGGAAGGGTCCAATCCTCAAAATGATGAGATTTATTTAACTAAAGTGGAACGTCTCATGCCGAGCCTTGATGGCGTGTTTGTCTCGCTTTCACCTGATACGAAAGGTTTCTTGTCCCGTCATGAATGGCCGGAAACAGAAGCCGCTTTATTTAAGAATTTAAAAAGAGGAATGCTATTACTATTACAAGTCAAACGGGAAGCTGCCGGAATGAAACAGACATTTATGACCCGAAATATTCAAATAAAGGGCCGTTCTCTGATTTATCTTCCATTTGGTCATTATGTGGCGGCGTCCCATCGTTTAAAGGAGAGTGACCGAGACCGTCTGAGGAATCATCCTCCTTTCTCTCTGAAAGGGACGGAAGGGGTTATTTTTCGATCCATAGCAGGGGAGAAAACGGATGAGGAGCTCTTCTGTGAGTGGGAAGCGCTTCGAACGAAGTGGAGGAGCGTTATCGAAGAAGCTTCGCAAAAACAAAGTCCTGTACGCTTGGTGGACGGTGATTGCCTATCGGCCCAACTCAGCCTTAAACTTCCGAGTCAATGGGACTGTGAGTGGTGGACCAATGAAGAAAGCGACTTCCGCTATTTAAGCGCACAAGGGGAGCGCGTTCATTTAGAAACCGCTAAGCCTTTATTCCAAAGCTTTTCTTTGGAGAAGGAGTGGGAAGCGGCAAAAAGGGAAAAAGTTTATTTAAAATCAGGGGTTTCCATTGTGATTCAGCAAACAGAAGCGCTGACGGCCATTGATGTGAATTCAGGCTCTTATAAAGGAAAATCAACAAAAGAAGAGACCGCTTTTTGGTGCAATCTTGAGGCAGTTTCTGAGATTGCGCGCCAGCTTGCATTAAGGCAAATTGGCGGGATTATTATGATTGATCTCATCAAGATGGAACAGGAATCCCATCGTGAAGAGGTGCTTAATCGATTTAAGGAAGCCTTAAAAGAAGATATAGTCACAACTCATGTGAGTGGTTATACCTCTTTAGGACTGATTGAAATGACTCGTAAAAGCGATTGA
- a CDS encoding YhcN/YlaJ family sporulation lipoprotein — protein sequence MKKPLTFMSAALISATLLTGCGANNAAQDNNTPMKNVTYKTNQVNPNAASNVNNYNGYNNVNYRNMTFPQKTAQKIAKRVNQIKGVKYASTLISGNTVYVGITTTANADANTNQKVVNVVQQYVGNKNVQVVTDQNTVNRMTTLNNRIMNNAPAREINSDVRGILNDLGDAVTRPFQNNAR from the coding sequence TTGAAAAAGCCATTAACTTTCATGTCTGCAGCCTTAATCTCCGCTACACTATTAACCGGGTGTGGAGCAAATAATGCAGCTCAAGATAATAACACACCGATGAAAAATGTTACCTATAAAACAAATCAAGTGAATCCAAATGCCGCATCGAATGTCAATAATTACAATGGCTACAATAATGTTAATTATCGCAACATGACTTTTCCACAGAAAACAGCACAAAAAATTGCCAAGCGAGTAAACCAGATTAAAGGGGTCAAATACGCTTCAACTCTGATTTCTGGCAATACCGTATACGTTGGTATTACGACAACAGCAAACGCTGATGCCAATACCAATCAGAAAGTGGTAAATGTGGTTCAGCAATATGTGGGAAATAAAAACGTGCAAGTGGTGACCGATCAAAATACCGTTAATCGGATGACAACGCTCAACAATCGAATTATGAATAATGCACCAGCACGTGAAATCAATTCAGATGTCCGCGGTATTCTAAATGACTTGGGAGATGCGGTCACACGTCCTTTCCAAAATAATGCTCGATAA
- a CDS encoding ribosomal-processing cysteine protease Prp — MIQVLIERRDHRVSLLEVKGHAESGPYGYDLVCAGVSSVVFGGINALIELAGYEPDIDQAADGGYIRLTVPSNLTETERERTQLLLEGLIISIKTIVASYGEHIQVREEEV; from the coding sequence ATGATTCAGGTTCTCATTGAACGTCGAGACCACAGGGTGTCTCTGTTAGAGGTTAAGGGACATGCCGAATCAGGACCTTATGGGTATGATCTGGTATGTGCTGGTGTTTCATCGGTCGTCTTTGGAGGCATTAATGCCTTGATTGAACTAGCTGGCTACGAGCCGGACATCGATCAGGCAGCTGACGGCGGCTATATCCGATTGACGGTACCTTCCAATCTAACAGAAACCGAGCGAGAACGAACACAGCTTTTGCTTGAAGGCTTGATTATCTCAATCAAAACCATTGTCGCCTCTTATGGCGAGCACATACAAGTTAGGGAAGAGGAGGTGTAG
- a CDS encoding LysM peptidoglycan-binding domain-containing protein produces MKIYIVQKGDTAQKIAQKHGVSLSALKQFNTQLELDQIKPGMKMKIPTEAKPVRRNSAVEKKKELGKKNEAQSVSSKKDRVLPSEENEPIAISLNSYTYKPDPYKAPSMPHQDVAYEIPSEGMSSSSVIEDPFPDAMKEKESQNGLPEGTHTAYQETGYPFQQGTPNPYYGYPNYPYTGTQPSPTPQFGTAGPEGEAYQGGELAGNSYYDYAPSTMPPDYIPYRDSFGCQAPQTDYYYDWSVYQDENQRAYPAEGYAPPSTYPYYNYSPESEGEFSGTAQSGYSSLPFENNQASVPFNQENQSANPSSTGVPFQNGQMAVPSANPSYNQENYPNYAMNPSGEGFQSGSYEPYPNPAYQSAEPYPKQPYQPNGTYPAYGSYPIGSSTPDYAMWESYVDYHEPPYQPDFPLPPNKK; encoded by the coding sequence TTGAAAATTTATATTGTGCAAAAAGGCGACACGGCTCAAAAGATTGCCCAGAAGCACGGCGTCTCTCTATCGGCACTTAAACAATTCAATACACAACTGGAATTAGATCAAATCAAGCCAGGAATGAAAATGAAGATCCCAACGGAAGCCAAGCCGGTTAGAAGAAATTCAGCTGTGGAGAAGAAAAAAGAGCTTGGAAAGAAAAACGAGGCACAATCAGTGTCTTCAAAGAAAGACAGGGTGCTGCCTTCTGAGGAAAACGAACCAATCGCGATCAGCTTAAATTCTTATACCTACAAACCCGATCCATATAAAGCTCCTTCGATGCCGCACCAAGATGTTGCCTATGAAATTCCTTCTGAAGGGATGTCCTCTTCTTCTGTAATTGAAGATCCATTTCCAGACGCAATGAAGGAAAAAGAGTCCCAAAATGGGCTGCCAGAGGGAACTCATACGGCGTATCAAGAGACCGGCTATCCTTTTCAACAAGGGACACCTAATCCGTATTATGGGTATCCAAATTACCCTTATACGGGAACGCAGCCAAGTCCAACTCCTCAATTTGGAACGGCAGGACCTGAGGGGGAGGCTTATCAGGGAGGGGAACTCGCCGGGAACAGTTATTATGATTACGCACCAAGTACCATGCCGCCCGATTATATACCGTATCGCGATTCTTTTGGCTGCCAAGCTCCACAAACGGATTATTATTATGATTGGAGCGTTTATCAGGATGAGAATCAGCGAGCCTATCCAGCTGAAGGCTATGCCCCTCCAAGCACCTATCCATACTATAATTATTCGCCGGAATCAGAAGGTGAATTCTCTGGAACGGCACAATCGGGATACTCAAGCCTTCCTTTTGAAAACAACCAGGCTTCTGTTCCTTTTAATCAAGAAAACCAAAGCGCCAACCCGTCGTCCACTGGCGTACCATTTCAAAACGGACAAATGGCGGTTCCTTCAGCCAATCCATCTTATAATCAAGAGAATTATCCCAATTATGCCATGAATCCTTCTGGTGAAGGCTTTCAATCAGGAAGCTATGAACCCTATCCGAACCCTGCTTATCAATCAGCTGAGCCTTATCCAAAGCAACCGTATCAACCGAACGGGACTTACCCAGCTTATGGGTCTTACCCAATCGGCTCATCAACGCCTGATTATGCGATGTGGGAATCTTATGTGGATTATCATGAGCCTCCTTATCAACCGGACTTCCCTCTGCCGCCTAACAAAAAATAG
- a CDS encoding ACT domain-containing protein, translated as MKKKRERFYLVREDALSESMVKVLEAKKLLERGKVITIKEAVEQVGLSRSAFYKYKDGIFPFHQIVKEEIVTLFCYLEDRPGTLTKLLDKLAQNKGNVLTIHQTIPLQGRANLSLSVDTSMLTINVDDLIQELEQIDEVEKVDIVGTGGI; from the coding sequence ATGAAAAAAAAGAGAGAGCGTTTTTATCTAGTGAGAGAGGATGCACTGAGTGAGTCCATGGTCAAGGTGCTAGAGGCGAAAAAGCTTTTGGAACGCGGCAAAGTCATCACTATAAAAGAAGCCGTTGAACAGGTCGGATTAAGCCGCAGCGCGTTTTACAAATATAAAGATGGCATCTTTCCTTTTCATCAAATTGTAAAAGAGGAGATTGTCACTCTGTTTTGCTATTTGGAAGATCGCCCAGGAACACTGACAAAGCTTCTCGATAAATTAGCCCAAAACAAGGGGAATGTGTTAACGATTCATCAAACCATTCCCCTGCAAGGGCGAGCCAACTTGTCTCTTTCAGTGGATACCTCTATGCTGACGATAAACGTGGATGATCTCATTCAGGAGCTTGAGCAGATCGATGAGGTTGAAAAAGTGGATATTGTTGGAACCGGTGGGATTTAA
- the rpmA gene encoding 50S ribosomal protein L27: MLKLDLQFFASKKGVGSTKNGRDSIAKRLGAKRADGQFVTGGSILYRQRGTKIYPGLNVGRGGDDTLFAKVDGVVRFERLGRDRKQVSVYPVAQEA, translated from the coding sequence ATGCTAAAGCTTGATCTTCAGTTTTTCGCATCCAAAAAAGGGGTAGGTTCAACTAAGAACGGTCGTGACTCCATTGCTAAACGTCTTGGTGCAAAGCGTGCAGACGGACAGTTTGTAACAGGTGGATCCATTCTTTACCGCCAACGCGGTACTAAGATCTATCCAGGATTGAACGTTGGACGCGGTGGTGACGACACACTTTTTGCAAAAGTTGACGGTGTAGTACGCTTTGAGCGTCTTGGCCGTGACCGCAAACAAGTGAGCGTTTACCCAGTTGCACAAGAAGCATAA
- the rplU gene encoding 50S ribosomal protein L21, whose translation MYAIIETGGKQLKVEEGQTVYIEKLTAEPGESVTFDKVLFVGGDQVKVGQPLVEGATVTAKVEDHGRDKKIVVFKFKAKKNYRRKQGHRQPYTKVTIEKINA comes from the coding sequence ATGTACGCAATCATTGAAACAGGCGGCAAGCAGCTTAAGGTTGAAGAAGGCCAAACGGTTTATATCGAAAAGCTTACTGCTGAGCCAGGTGAATCTGTGACTTTTGACAAAGTTCTTTTTGTTGGTGGTGACCAAGTTAAGGTTGGACAACCGCTAGTTGAAGGGGCAACGGTTACTGCGAAAGTGGAAGACCACGGTCGTGACAAGAAAATCGTTGTTTTCAAGTTTAAGGCAAAGAAGAACTACCGTCGTAAACAAGGTCATCGTCAACCTTACACTAAAGTAACGATTGAGAAGATTAACGCGTAA